Below is a window of Halomonas sp. Bachu 37 DNA.
CGGGAGCCCCCTTCTAGCTCGCGCAAGGCAATCTGCTTCCGATGTTTACTTTGCAACTCATCGAAAGGTGAACCTAAGCTCTGCCTAGGAAAAGTTCGGAAACACGCCTGCGGCTCGCCGTTGCCGGCATTTGCATGAGGAGCAGAAGATTGTCAAAGCGGTTACTTCTTTGGGTCATACGGGTTCTGACGCTACTGTTTGTCGTCGTGAGCTTACTCCCAATGCTTCCCAGCGGTCAGTGGTGGGCCCGGCTATGGGACATGCCGCGGCTTCAGTTGGCTTGGTCAACATTGATACCGCTGCTGTTGATTGCGAGATATACGTGGAAGTACGGCACCCGGAAAGAGCCCTCCATGTGGCTGGCGGTAATCCTGGTGACGTGCGGGTGGCAACTATCGCATATCGTGCCGTTCACACCGCTCTGGCCGACCGAAGTCCCAACCGCCGAGGCCGAGCCAGATGAGCCCCGGACCCCCATCAAGGTGCTGACCGCGAATGTCGCCTACAACAACGACCGCTACGACGAACTGCTGGAAGTGGTACGCCACGAAGACCCCGACCTGCTGCTGTTGATCGAGATCGACCAGACATGGGCCGAGGAGGTTGCGATGCTGGATCGGCACTACTCTTATCGAGTCGGGGAAGTCCGCGACGAAGGCCTGGGAATGGTGCTCTGGTCGCGCTTCCCGTTGCGGGAGCAGGAGATCAAGTACCTGGTATCCGAGCGTCGGCCATCGATCTTCGCGACTCTGGACGTGCCGAGAGTCGGGCCGATACGATACATCGGCACCCACCCCGTCCCGCCGGGTCTGCGGGATCGGATCAGCCACAACGACGAGGATAGCGAACGCCGGGATAGCCGCATTCGCGATGCAGAGCTGATGCTCGTTGCCCGCCACGTCAAGGAGCACGCGGACCAACGCTGGATCGTCACCGGTGACTTCAATGATGTCGCGTGGTCCGACACCACCCAGCTGTTCGCCGATATAAGTGACCTGAAGGACCCCCGCCGCGGCCGACGGCTGCTCAATACCTTCGATGCGAACCGGCCGCTGTTGCGCTACCCCATCGATCACATGTTCGTATCCGACGGGCTCCACCTGGCCGACCTGGGCCGATTGCGGATACCCGGCTCCGACCACTTCGCCATTACCGCCACCCTCTCCGTTGCGGAGAAGGACAGCGTCAAGCCCAAGGCCTCCGAGGAAAAAAAGGAAAAGGCTCGCGAATTGGTCGAAGAAGGGGAGGAAGATGCCACCGAGCATAGCGTCAGTTCGGATTAGAGGACGAAGGGAAGCGAGCTCAAAGACAATCATCAAACTCCAAACAGCCGCCTTTGCTATCAGTTCACATTTTACATATCCAGATGTCTCTACTAGGTTGCCGGTGAATGCAGCAGATAGGAGGTTTTATGAAACTCCAACACAACCTTTCTTTTATTGCCTTGGCCGTTATCGCTGCCACGGGGACCGCTCAGGCAGAAGCAGGCGCCAGCACCAACCAGGCCCAGCAGGGCAATACTCAGCAGAACAGTGTTCAGCAAGAACAGAACGATCAGATTCGCACCATCACCGAATGGAACTACGACGAGCTCTACCAGGAAAGCGGTATCACTGATCTTACCCAGCAACAGTGGACACTGGTTTAAGCGATCATTCGGGCTTCAAAGGCCTCTGGGCTGATCATCCCAATAGCACTGTGCCGCCGTTGTTTGTTGTAGTCCAGTTCGACGTACTCAAACACCTGGCGCCTCATATCGTTTCGCGTTGTAAATTGCTCCCCATGGATCGCTTCAACCTTGAGGCTGTGGAAGAAGCTTTCGGCACAGGCATTATCATAGCAGTTGCCTTTGGCGCTCATGCTGCACGTAAGCTTATGCCGGGTAAGCAGCGACTGGTAACGCGTGGAACAGTACTGAAGTGGTCCAATTAGAGCGGACACCCCGGTAAGCCTCATAATGGAGGCAGTGGAGGTGTTCATGACCAAGAAGACTCGACGTCGGTTTTCCGATGAATTCAAGGCGGATGCAGTGAGCCTGGTGAGCGATCAGGGGTATTCCGTATCCGAGGCCGCCCGGCGCCTGGGCGTGGAGCGCAGCGTGCTGGACCGCTGGTGCCGCAAGCACCGCCAGCAGGGCTCCGGCACCCCGGGGCGGCAGGAGGACGATCGCGACGCCGAGATCAAGAAGCTCCGCGAAGAAGTTCGTAAGCTTCAGGTTGAAAAGGATATTTTAAAAAAGGCGGCGGCCTTCTTCGCCAAAGAGTCGAACTGAGATACCAGTTCATCGAGTCGGAGAAGGCCACCTACCCCGTGGCCGTGTTGTGTCGGGTCATGCGGGTCAGCCGGAGCGGTTTCTATGCCTGGCGACGACGTGACCCTGATGACCATCGACAGGCCCTGCTCCATGAGGTCAGAGAGATCCATCGCCGGAAGCGCGGCAGCTACGGCAGCCGCCGCATGGCCAAAGAACTGCGACGCCGTGGCTATGAGGTCGGTCGTTACCAGGCCCGAAGCCTGATGCGGGAAGCCGGTGTAGAGGCACGCCAGCGGCGACGCTGGCGTCATACGACCGATACCCAGCACACCCTGCCGGTGGCGCCCAACCTCTTGAATCGCCAATTCACGGTGGCGGCACCGAATCGGGCCTGGGTGGCTGATATTACGGCTATCTGGACGTTGGAAGGATGGCTCTACCTGGCGGCGGTGCTCGACCTCCACGACCGGCAGTTGGTGGGCTGGGCGATGGCCGAGCACATGCGCACGCAACTGGTCCTGGACGCCCTGGAGATGGGCGTGGGCCGCCGGCAACCCGGTAGAGGGTTGATTCATCATAGCGATCGCGGGAGCCAATACGCGTCGCATGAGTACCGCGGCACGCTTGTTCGGCATGGGTTCCAGGCCTCGATGAGCCGCAAGGGGAACTGCTGGGATAATGCCGTCATGGAGCGCTTTTTTGGCTCACTGAAAAGCGAGTGGTTGGCTGACCAGCGGTATGCGAGCCGACAGGCGGCACGGCGGGATGTAATCGACTACATCGAGATGGAGTACAACAGTTGCCGGCTTCACTCGACCCTAGGCTATCAGACGCCGAGGGAGATCGAACTGGCGGCTGCGGCTTGAAAATGTGTCCGCTCTGACTTGACCAGAACATACTGACTACCTCGATCCGAATGGACTATCACGCCTTTGGGCATTTTGCGTTTCCATAGCGCCATCTGTAGCGCGTCACAGACAAGATCGGCCGTCATACGCTCACTCATTGCCCAACCGACCACTTTACGAGAGTAAAGATCAATGAGCACTGCCAGGTAAAGCCAGCCTTCGCCCGTCGCCAAGTAGGTAATGTCACTCACCCACTTTTGATTAGGAGCCGAGGCCGTGAAGTTTTGCTCTAGTAGATTCGGTGCAACTGGCAACGAATGCCGTGAGTTCGTGGTGGCCTTGAACTTACGGGCTGCTTTAGCGCGCAGGCCCTGACGCTGTAAGCTGGCAGCCACCGTCTTACGGTTGATCGGCATCCCATCATCTCGCAGGTCTAGCGTTAGTCTCGGGGCGCCTGAGCGGCCCTTGCGTTGGTGATAAGCCTTGGCCACATGCTGATCGATAATGGCTTGCTGGCTGCGTTTTGGGGACGATGCGCCTTCGCGTTGCCGCCAAGCGTAGTAGCCACTCCGAGCGACCCCGACAACATGGCACATACGCTGAATACTGAACGCCTGACGATGACGGTGGATAAAGGCATAGTTCACTTCAGGCTTTTCGCAAAGTACACCGCGGCCTTTTTTGTGATGGCCAGCTCTTCATTTGCCTCGGCTAGTTGGCGCTTCAAGCGGGCGTTTTCTTCTGCCAACGACCGCTCTCGCTCGGATGTGTCTTGCTGCAGCTGTGCTTTAGATCGCCACTGATAGAGCTGACTCGCGTGTATTCCCAGTTCACGCGCCGCTGCTGCAACGCCAATGCGATCCGCAAGCGCTAAGGCTTCTTGCCGGTAGGCATCTGAGTAACGGGTATATGATTTTTTCTTCATTGATGTTGTCGATCTTGCCATGGTTCACCTCATCGTAACGTATGACGTTCTTGAGGTGTCCACCGTTACTGGGCAGGATCACACCTCGGAGAGCCTGATGGATGCCGAGGTGTTCGGCGAGTCCGGTGAAGAGATCGGCAATGTCGAGAACGTCCTCATCAATCAGGACAATCAGATCGTTGCCATCATCGCCGAGGTAGGCGGATTCTGGGGTATCGGCGCTACCCACGTTCTCGTGCCTTGGGAGGAAGTGCAGCT
It encodes the following:
- a CDS encoding endonuclease/exonuclease/phosphatase family protein yields the protein MWLAVILVTCGWQLSHIVPFTPLWPTEVPTAEAEPDEPRTPIKVLTANVAYNNDRYDELLEVVRHEDPDLLLLIEIDQTWAEEVAMLDRHYSYRVGEVRDEGLGMVLWSRFPLREQEIKYLVSERRPSIFATLDVPRVGPIRYIGTHPVPPGLRDRISHNDEDSERRDSRIRDAELMLVARHVKEHADQRWIVTGDFNDVAWSDTTQLFADISDLKDPRRGRRLLNTFDANRPLLRYPIDHMFVSDGLHLADLGRLRIPGSDHFAITATLSVAEKDSVKPKASEEKKEKARELVEEGEEDATEHSVSSD